One Anolis carolinensis isolate JA03-04 chromosome 4, rAnoCar3.1.pri, whole genome shotgun sequence DNA window includes the following coding sequences:
- the LOC100564755 gene encoding zinc finger protein 420 isoform X2 gives MEKKAYKCTECGEIFSQQEKLQIHESTHTGKKPYACLECGNRFTQSRDLRSHQRTHTGEKPYECQECGKSFTHSTNLHRHQRTHTGEKPFKCHECGNSFAQSGTLHSHQRAHTGEKPFQCLDCEKSFAQSGHLRSHQRAHTGEKPYKCQECGKSFAESGHLRRHQSAHTGEKPFKCLDCGKSFAQNGNLRSHQRAHTGEKPFKCLDCGKSFAQSGQLRSHQRAHTGEKPYECQECGKSFPRSEHLRSHQRTHTGEKPYECPECGKSFPRSQYLCSHQRTHTGEKPYECLECGKSFAHSTSLRRHQRTHTGEKPYKCRECGKSFPRSEHLHSHQRAHTGEKPFKCLDCGKNFARSGTLHSHQRAHTGEKPFKCLDCGKNFARSGTLHSHQRAHTGEKPFKCLECGKSFAQNAKLYSHQRTHTGEKPYQCLECGKSFAQSEHLRLHQRIHTGEKPCE, from the coding sequence ATGGagaagaaagcatataaatgtactGAATGTGGGGAGATCTTTAGTCAGCAGGAAAAACTGCAGATACATGAAAGCACTCACACTGGTAAGAAGCCCTAtgcatgcctggaatgtggaaataGATTCACGCAGAGTAGAGATCTACGGTCACATcagagaactcacactggggagaaaccttatgaatgccaggaatgtggaaagagcttcactcacagTACAAATCTACATAGAcaccaaagaactcacactggagagaaaccctttaaatgccacGAGTGTGGGAATagctttgctcagagtggaacactacattcacatcaaagagctcacactggggagaaaccctttcaaTGCCTAGATTGTgaaaagagctttgctcagagtggacatctacgttcacatcaaagagctcacactggagagaaaccctataaatgccaggagtgtgggaagagctttgctgagagtggacatctacgtagacatcaaagcgctcacactggggagaaaccctttaaatgtctagattgtggaaagagctttgctcagaatggaaatctacgttcacatcaaagagctcacactggggagaaaccctttaaatgcctagaTTGTGGAAAGAGTTTTGCTCAGAGTGGacaactacgttcacatcaaagagctcacactggggaaaaaccctatgaatgccaggagtgtggaaagagctttcctCGGAGTGaacatctacgttcacatcagagaactcacactggggagaaaccctatgaatgcccggagtgtggaaagagctttcctCGGAGTCAATATctatgttcacatcaaagaactcacactggagagaaaccttaTGAATGCCtggaatgcggaaagagcttcgcTCACAGTACAagtctacgtagacatcaaagaactcacactggagagaaaccctataaatgccgggagtgtgggaagagctttccTCGGAGTGAacatctacattcacatcaaagagctcacactggggagaaaccctttaaatgcctagaTTGTGGAAAGAACTTTGCTCGGAGTGGAacactacattcacatcaaagagctcacactggggagaaaccctttaaatgcctagaTTGTGGAAAGAACTTTGCTCGGAGTGGAacactacattcacatcaaagagctcacactggggagaaaccctttaaatgcctggagtgtggaaagagctttgcgcaGAATGCAAAACTGTATTCAcaccaaagaactcacactggtgagaaaccctatcaatgcctggagtgtggaaagagctttgctcagagtgaACATCTCCGTTTACATCAGAgaattcacactggggaaaaaccctgtgAGTGA